The stretch of DNA GTGCCCTCGCCACGGGCGACCGACCGGGGTGTTCCCTGTGCGGCCGACCCACCTACGATCCCGACAAGCGGGAGACGCCGTGGGTGCGGGCGGTCTCGGACGGGCGGCAGGTGTTGATCTGCCCGGCGTGTCAGGTCGAGCGTCCGGACTGGGCCGAGGGTCTGGACCGGTGCCGATCCTGCGGGGGGACGCGCCTGTCGGCGCAGCTCGGCGGCGTCGTGTGCCGAGCGTGCGGCCACACTGAACTCGCGTGAGGCACGCGGGCGCTTAGCTCAGCTGGCAGAGCGTCGCCCTTACAAGGCGAAGGTCGGGGGTTCGAGTCCCTCAGCGCCCACCATCGGAGCCGCTGGTCGTGACCGGAACCCGACACACGTGCGGTCAAGAAGAAGGCTGGTGACCCGCCCCTCACCACTGTCTACAGCGCCCTATCATTCGTCCACCTGGCAGCATCGGAGCGACGGAGCACCTGGTGGGGCAGGAATGGCTGTAACCGGCCATTTCGAAAGCGGAGTGAGAAGACGTAACCATCCCTAGTGTCCGTCAAGCAGATCAGCGCGACCTGAGCGCGTGAAGGGGATGTCGGGGTAGCGTTCCTGCGTGAACGTCCTCGACATCCTCTCCGTACTGGCGCCGGTGTTCGTCGTCATCGGCTTGGGCTATTTCGGTGGGAAGCGGAAGGTCTTCGACGACCATCAGATCGAGGGTTTCAACGAGTTTGTTCTGGGCTTCGCGTTGCCCGCGATGATCTTCGCCAGCGTGCTCGCGACGCCTCGGTCCGTCCTCGCTGAGGACGCGATCCTCTTCCTCGCCGTGGTCCTGGTCCAGCTCGTGTTCCTTGTTCTCGGCGTGGCGCTCGGGAAGACCTTGCTCAGACAGGGGCTGGCCGCCGCCTCGATCATTGGATTGCTGATCGCCGTCCCCACCGCGGCGTTCATGGGGACTCCGATCCTCGACGGGTTGTTCAGCAAGGCGAGCAGCTCGAACGCGATCGCGTTGTACGCGATCGCGACCAACGTCACGGTGCTGCCGCTGTCGATCGTGCTGCTTGAGTGGGGGACACGCCCAGCGGACGAAGCGCGAAGTGTCGGCGCGATCCTGGGCGAGGTCCTTCGCAAGACAATCTCGAAGACCCTCGTGTGGTCACCGCTCGTGGCACTCGCGTTGGTCGCGATCGGCGTGCACGTGCCCAGCCCCTTCGACAACAGCTTGGACCTCATCGGGGAAAGCACGTCGGCCGTCGCCTTGTTCGCAGCCGGCCTGATCCTGTCGCGGTACCGGCTCCACATCGGCACGCAGCCGGTGATGCTCGCCCTCTTGAAGAACCTCGCGCAGCCCGCGCTGATGGCAGGGCTGGCGCTGCTGTTCGGTATCACCGGCGTGGCCCGGAGCGAATCCGTGATCCTGACGGCGATGCCAGCGTCGGTGGTGGCCCCGATGTTCGCGGTTCGCTACCGAAGCTACGAGGCGGAATCGGCCTCGACGCTCATCGTCGGTACGGCCCTGTCGATCCCCACGCTCGTGCTGATCGTCAGCCTCCTCGACTAGGTCCGATATCGGGTCACATCTCCTCAGCGTCGGCCCCGCTCGAAACTGCCATGGCTCCGGAGGTGCGCACCGGATCCCGCGCAAGGAGCCTGGACGAATCGGCGCCTCCAGGTGTTCATAGGGTGGAGGCTCTGCATGGAACACGCGGAAGCGACGTGGGAGGGGAAAGGCGTGGGCGAGGTCATCGCCGTCGAGCACGCCTTCGAGGACTTCTTCGAGCTCGAGCAGGAGCGCCTGCTGCGCCTGCTCTGGATGGTGACCGGCAGCCTCCAGGAGGCCGAGGACATCGTGCAGGACGCGTTCCTGCGCGTCTGGGAACGCTGGCCCGACATCGGATCGATGGAAAGCCCTACCGGCTACCTGCACAACGCGGCGATGAACATATTCCGCAACCGCTATCGACGGGCCAAGCTGGGGCTCCGCAAGGCGGCCGGCGCCAACCCACCGATCGACGCGTTCGGTCTGGCCGAAGACCGCATCTCGGTCTCGAACGCCCTCGCGAACCTCACCCGCAAGCAGCGGGCCGCGCTCGTGCTCACCGATCTGCTCGGCTACCCGGCCGAGGAGGCGGGACGGATGCTCGGCGTCCGGGGTTCGACGGTTCGGTCTTTGAGCTCGACGGCCCGGGCGGCGTTGAGGGAGTCCAAGGAGCTCGCCGATGAGTGACTACCGCGGCACGTTGGAGCGCGAGCTCGAGCGGTTGTCGCCGCCGAGGATCCCGTTCGACCAACTGGCGCGTCGCCGGGATCGCAAGCGCCGCGACCAGCGGATCAGGGCCGGGGTGCTCGGTCTCGCGATCGTCCTGGTGATGGGATGGCTGGGTCTGAGCGCGATCCGATCGGCGCCTCCGGTGCCGGCCGATGATCCCACGCCGACCCGACTCGGGATCTTCGCCGACGTTCGAGGCTGGATCACGTACGGCGACGTAGCCAGCTACGAAGCCAAAGGGATCTGGGCGGTCGATCCGGCGAACCCCGATGAACACCCGGTGCTGCTCAGCCGTGGCGCAGGGCTCCCCGTCGCCTGGTCGAGCGACGGCTCGAAGTTGCTCATCAACCGAGGTGCGCCCTACTTCGGTGGCCAACACTCCTTGGTCGTGCTGAACTCCGATGGGAGCGAGACGCAGGTCGCCCACGCAGACACGATCACGGGGGGCTCGTTCACCCCCGAGGGATCGAAGGTGGTCTACGGTGTCACGGTCGGTGGGAAGGACTGGAAGTCAGGCATCTACACGGTGGATGCGAAGGGCGGAACGCCTCAGCTCCTCTACGCGGCCGCCCGTCGGCGCATCGCCAGGGAAGCGTATCCAACCGACGTGTTCCGGTTCGCGGTGTACTTCCCAACGCTTTCCCCCGACGGCTCACGGATCGCGTACATCGAAGGCATGGGGGACTGGGGCAACAGCCTCTGGGTGATGAACGCCGATGGGACCGACAGGCACCGGATCATCGCGTGGGAGGAGGGAAACGACCTCGTCTGGGCGGACAGTCTCCAGTGGTCGCCCGATGGGACGCGGTTGGCCTTCGAGGGGTCGGGCCACGAGGGAGCAGGCATCTACGTCGTCAACTCCGACGGGTCGGCACTCACCGTCGTCGCCAGGGGGTCGGACTTGAGAGATCCGAGAGCTCCGTACTGGTCGCCGGACGGCTCGCGCATCGCCTTCCAGCGCTCTACTCCCGAGGGAGGGTTCCAGAGCGACGGGACACTGTACACGATGGCGCCGGACGGGGACGACGTCCAGAGCCTCGGACGCAATGCGCTCCCGTTCGGGGTGCTCCTTGGACCCTGGAACCCGCTCGTTCCGCAGGCATGATCCTCGACTGAGGGCAATCACGCTTGTCCCAGATGGCGAAGCTATACGTCGCGAGGGGTTCCGCTCTACTTGAAGACACGGCCGCTGACCTTCGCCGCGAGCCTGGAAGATGCCGTATGAGCTCGGGTCGAGGCGCATAACACCTTGCATAACAACCCGAAGGCACTCCAAGGTACTCAGCGGTACTCGACGACACACCGCCCCGCTGCTCAACGCCCTGACCTGCGGGTTCGCCTCGCCCTGACAAGGCGAAGGTCGGGGGTTCGACTCCCTCAGCGCCCACCATCAGTAAGCCCTGTTCTGATGGTGTAGTTGCCCATCTGGCTGGGCGTCGCCGCACCCGACGGGACCGATCGCCGGGTGGAGTGTCTCGCGTGTCGATCCCCGCTGGGACCCGGATTGGTCGCGACGGTTCGACCTATCCGATCGCCTCGGCGAGATCGTGGATCGTCGCGGGGTCGCGTTTCGTCATCGACGACGAACAGGAAGCTGTCGGCGCCGGCGTCCCCGTGGCTGCGCACCGCGTCGCGAGCACCGTCGAGGCCGACCTCACGCAGACAGCCGATGACCCATCGCGCGCTCGTTACGGGGCGAGCTTGCGTTGCGAGCCGTGTCCGGAGCAACGCGCCCAAGGTTGCGTCGCGGCGTCGCATCAGCGCCAGTGGACGGCAACGACTTCGCATGGCTCGAAGATGCCCTTCAGGCTCACGGTCCGGGAATCCGAGACGGCGAATGAATCCCCCGCGGCCTGGGCGGTCGCCGAGCTAACCAGGATCTCCTCGCCCTCCGCGAGCGCCCCGATCCGGGCAGCCGCGTGGACGCCTTTCCCGCTCCAGTCGAGACCTTCCTTGGTGGCTTCGGTTTGATGGAGTCCGATCCGCACTGTCGGCGAGAAGCCTTGCTCACTGCGATGCTCCGCAAGCGCCCGTTGGATGTCCACCGCGCATGCGATCGCGGACTCAGGGTCGTCGAAGGTGACGAAGAACCCATCGCCTGTCGTCCGCACGACCTCACCTCCGTGGCGGGCAACCACCGAGGCGAGCAGGTCGTTGTGCCACCGGACCAGATGCCCCCAAGCCTCGTCTCCGATGAACTCCGCCAGGTTCGTGGACTGGACGATGTCGGTGAACATGAACACTCTCTCGATCCGCGGCCCCGCGGACGGCTTGGTGTCCCCGGCGGCCTCCGCCGCGCGGCGGATGTCGGTTTTCGCGCCAAGCCGCTCAAACGTCGAGTGGGCCGCGTGGAACTCGAGCACCGCCTGCCGCTCGTTCCCGTGCGCACGGAAGGCATCGCCGAGCCCCATCCGAGCCTGGGCGCATTCGTAGGGGGCGCCCACCTCAGTCCACAGGCGCATCCCCTCGTGGAACCGCCGACCGGCTTCCACAGAATCACCTTCCGCAAGGAGGAGGAACCCCATCGAGGTGACCGCGCTCGCCCTGAGTGCCTTGGTGCCGAACGAATCGGCGATCCGGTCAAGGTCCTCAGCGGCCTCGCGAGCGTTCCGCAGGTCGCCTGCGGCGACGGCGATCTGGACCTCAGCCGCCAACAGGGGCGCACGACGGAGGGCGGTGTTGGGCGGGGCCTCGAGCGAGGCGATCGGAAGCGGATTCTCCAGCGAGTCTCGGATCGACCCCGCGGCCGCCGCTACATCCCCTTGGGCCAGCCGGAGGAGGGCCAGACCGGGATTTGGGTCCCATCCCTGCTCATGCGCCTCCAGGAAGGCCTCCTCGGCACCCGCCAGGTGCCCCAACCGCAGGCGGATCTGTCCGAGCTCCGCCGACGCCCAGCCCACGTCGGTCCGTGAGTACCTGCGGAGCTCCTTGGACGCCTCCCGAGCCTCGACCTCGGCGTCGTCCCAATCCCCGCGGAGCCGGAGGATCTCCGCACGGTGGACGCGGCACAGCCCGTGGAAGCCGCCGGTCTCGTGCCGACGGCACCAGCGGTCCATGGCGCTGGTCCATTCCTCGGCTCGGTCGTACTCGGCCAGCCCCTGGAACGCGCACACCGTGC from Actinomycetota bacterium encodes:
- a CDS encoding AEC family transporter translates to MNVLDILSVLAPVFVVIGLGYFGGKRKVFDDHQIEGFNEFVLGFALPAMIFASVLATPRSVLAEDAILFLAVVLVQLVFLVLGVALGKTLLRQGLAAASIIGLLIAVPTAAFMGTPILDGLFSKASSSNAIALYAIATNVTVLPLSIVLLEWGTRPADEARSVGAILGEVLRKTISKTLVWSPLVALALVAIGVHVPSPFDNSLDLIGESTSAVALFAAGLILSRYRLHIGTQPVMLALLKNLAQPALMAGLALLFGITGVARSESVILTAMPASVVAPMFAVRYRSYEAESASTLIVGTALSIPTLVLIVSLLD
- a CDS encoding sigma-70 family RNA polymerase sigma factor → MEHAEATWEGKGVGEVIAVEHAFEDFFELEQERLLRLLWMVTGSLQEAEDIVQDAFLRVWERWPDIGSMESPTGYLHNAAMNIFRNRYRRAKLGLRKAAGANPPIDAFGLAEDRISVSNALANLTRKQRAALVLTDLLGYPAEEAGRMLGVRGSTVRSLSSTARAALRESKELADE
- a CDS encoding adenylate/guanylate cyclase domain-containing protein codes for the protein MSQPADDSVLDRAREAMDRKAWDEAYGLLSEADHSRRLDQDALATLADTAYLAGHPEEAIDAWERVHAAAVRAGEDERGAGAAEQVAALLLYTGLLAPARGWIQRAESLLVDHPDSPVHGQLAVIHAWTAVLAGDLDQGLLQARRAIDVGTRLGVPAIRIKGRNAEARILIFLGHLQEGLAVLDETAVAALSGELDPVSTALLYCSTVCAFQGLAEYDRAEEWTSAMDRWCRRHETGGFHGLCRVHRAEILRLRGDWDDAEVEAREASKELRRYSRTDVGWASAELGQIRLRLGHLAGAEEAFLEAHEQGWDPNPGLALLRLAQGDVAAAAGSIRDSLENPLPIASLEAPPNTALRRAPLLAAEVQIAVAAGDLRNAREAAEDLDRIADSFGTKALRASAVTSMGFLLLAEGDSVEAGRRFHEGMRLWTEVGAPYECAQARMGLGDAFRAHGNERQAVLEFHAAHSTFERLGAKTDIRRAAEAAGDTKPSAGPRIERVFMFTDIVQSTNLAEFIGDEAWGHLVRWHNDLLASVVARHGGEVVRTTGDGFFVTFDDPESAIACAVDIQRALAEHRSEQGFSPTVRIGLHQTEATKEGLDWSGKGVHAAARIGALAEGEEILVSSATAQAAGDSFAVSDSRTVSLKGIFEPCEVVAVHWR